Proteins encoded within one genomic window of Brachybacterium sp. P6-10-X1:
- the nusG gene encoding transcription termination/antitermination protein NusG — protein sequence MSDQTSSPEESYQDADDSLSFSSSPQAAASAESTSEPSDSADEVRASGDEVDETAFGGAAADEDSDDGSAADEDATDEDASGDTAAEGEGASADEVPDEEDPLVQLRRHLRAALGEWYVIHSYSGHENRVKTQLATRTETQDMEDYIFEVQVPMEDATEVKNGQKKIVRRVRIPGYVLVRMDLTTESWRVVRDTPGVTGFVGNATEPTPLNFDEIYSMLEPSVGLPEKKRSSGSASKPAAAQKMPDFSVGESVTVMDGPFETMPASISEIHAESQKLQVLVSIFGRETPVELGFDQVAKI from the coding sequence ATGAGCGATCAGACCTCATCCCCCGAAGAGTCCTACCAGGACGCCGACGACTCCCTGTCGTTCTCGTCCTCCCCGCAGGCCGCGGCCTCCGCGGAGAGCACCTCCGAACCGAGCGATTCCGCCGACGAGGTCCGTGCGTCCGGCGATGAGGTCGACGAGACCGCCTTCGGCGGCGCCGCTGCCGACGAGGATTCCGACGACGGCTCCGCGGCCGACGAGGACGCGACCGACGAGGACGCCTCCGGTGACACTGCCGCCGAGGGCGAGGGTGCCTCCGCCGATGAGGTTCCCGACGAGGAGGACCCGCTGGTCCAGCTGCGCCGTCATCTGCGCGCCGCGCTCGGCGAGTGGTACGTCATCCACTCCTACTCCGGTCACGAGAACCGTGTGAAGACCCAGCTGGCCACGCGGACCGAGACCCAGGACATGGAGGACTACATCTTCGAGGTCCAGGTCCCGATGGAGGACGCGACCGAGGTCAAGAACGGCCAGAAGAAGATCGTCCGTCGCGTGCGCATCCCCGGCTACGTGCTGGTGCGGATGGACCTGACCACCGAATCCTGGCGGGTCGTGCGGGACACCCCGGGCGTGACCGGCTTCGTCGGCAACGCCACCGAGCCGACTCCGCTGAACTTCGACGAGATCTACTCGATGCTCGAGCCGTCCGTGGGCCTGCCCGAGAAGAAGCGCAGCTCCGGCTCGGCGAGCAAGCCCGCGGCCGCGCAGAAGATGCCCGACTTCTCCGTCGGCGAGTCCGTCACCGTCATGGACGGCCCCTTCGAGACCATGCCGGCCTCGATCTCCGAGATCCACGCGGAGTCGCAGAAGCTGCAGGTCCTGGTGTCCATCTTCGGGCGCGAGACCCCGGTCGAGCTCGGCTTCGACCAGGTCGCCAAGATCTGA
- the rplL gene encoding 50S ribosomal protein L7/L12, whose amino-acid sequence MAKLSNDELIEAFKEMSLIELSEFVKQFEDVFDVTAAAPVAAAAAAPAAGGEAEAEEEKDEFDVILDSAGSAKIAVIKEVRALTSLGLKEAKALVDEAPKPVLEAVKKDDAEAAKTKLEEAGATVSVK is encoded by the coding sequence ATGGCGAAGCTCAGCAACGACGAGCTCATCGAAGCTTTCAAGGAAATGTCCCTCATCGAGCTCTCCGAGTTCGTCAAGCAGTTCGAGGACGTCTTCGACGTCACCGCTGCTGCCCCGGTCGCCGCCGCGGCTGCCGCCCCCGCCGCCGGTGGCGAGGCCGAGGCCGAGGAGGAGAAGGATGAGTTCGACGTCATCCTCGACTCCGCCGGCAGCGCCAAGATCGCCGTCATCAAGGAGGTGCGCGCCCTGACCTCTCTCGGTCTGAAGGAGGCCAAGGCGCTCGTCGACGAGGCCCCCAAGCCCGTCCTCGAGGCCGTCAAGAAGGACGACGCCGAGGCCGCGAAGACGAAGCTCGAGGAGGCCGGCGCGACCGTCTCCGTCAAGTGA
- the rplA gene encoding 50S ribosomal protein L1 — translation MGFRSKAFKDSAAKIEEGREYAPLDALRLAQKSSPAKFDASVEVAMRLGVDPRKADQMVRGTVNLPNGTGKTARVIVFATGAQAEAALEAGADEVGDDELIAKVAGGWTDFDAAVATPNLMGKVGKLGRVLGPRGLMPNPKTGTVTMDVTKAVGDIKGGKIEFRTDRAANLHYIVGKVSFTDQQLVENYVAALEEILRLKPSASKGRYISKITVSTTMGPGIPVDVNRTRNLLGETDEA, via the coding sequence ATGGGATTCCGTAGCAAGGCTTTCAAGGACAGCGCGGCCAAGATCGAAGAGGGGCGCGAGTACGCGCCGCTGGACGCTCTCCGTCTCGCCCAGAAGTCCTCTCCCGCGAAGTTCGACGCCTCTGTCGAGGTCGCCATGCGTCTGGGCGTCGACCCGCGCAAGGCCGATCAGATGGTGCGCGGCACCGTGAACCTGCCCAACGGCACCGGCAAGACCGCGCGCGTCATCGTCTTCGCGACCGGCGCGCAGGCCGAGGCCGCTCTCGAGGCCGGCGCCGACGAGGTCGGCGACGACGAGCTGATCGCGAAGGTCGCCGGTGGCTGGACCGACTTCGACGCGGCCGTGGCCACGCCGAACCTGATGGGCAAGGTCGGCAAGCTGGGCCGCGTGCTCGGCCCCCGCGGCCTCATGCCGAACCCGAAGACGGGCACGGTCACCATGGACGTGACCAAGGCCGTCGGCGACATCAAGGGCGGCAAGATCGAGTTCCGCACCGACCGTGCGGCCAACCTGCACTACATCGTCGGCAAGGTCTCCTTCACCGATCAGCAGCTGGTCGAGAACTACGTCGCGGCCCTCGAGGAGATCCTGCGGCTGAAGCCGTCGGCCTCCAAGGGTCGGTACATCTCGAAGATCACCGTGTCCACCACCATGGGCCCGGGCATCCCGGTCGATGTCAACCGCACCCGCAACCTCCTCGGGGAGACCGACGAGGCCTGA
- the rplJ gene encoding 50S ribosomal protein L10, which yields MANPEKVDAVAEIAELFRESDAAVITEYRGLSVGELQELRRALGSETTYAVVKNTLTEIAAREAGISGFDGTLSGPTAIAFIKGEPVEPAKALRDFAKTHEQLVIKSGYFEGTTLSKEDVQKLADLESREVLLATAAGAMKASMSKAAAVFAAPLSKTARTVDALRAKQEA from the coding sequence ATGGCGAACCCCGAAAAGGTGGACGCCGTCGCGGAGATCGCGGAACTGTTCCGTGAATCCGACGCCGCCGTCATCACCGAATATCGCGGGCTCAGCGTGGGGGAGCTCCAGGAGCTCCGTCGCGCGCTGGGTTCCGAGACGACCTACGCCGTGGTGAAGAACACGCTCACGGAGATCGCCGCCCGCGAGGCCGGCATCTCCGGGTTCGACGGCACGCTCAGCGGGCCGACCGCGATCGCCTTCATCAAGGGTGAGCCGGTGGAGCCTGCGAAGGCTCTGCGTGACTTCGCCAAGACTCACGAGCAGCTCGTGATCAAGTCCGGCTACTTCGAGGGCACCACGCTCTCGAAGGAGGACGTCCAGAAGCTCGCGGACCTCGAGTCCCGCGAGGTCCTGCTGGCCACGGCCGCCGGCGCCATGAAGGCGTCGATGTCCAAGGCCGCCGCAGTGTTTGCGGCGCCGCTGTCGAAGACAGCACGCACCGTGGACGCGCTGCGGGCAAAGCAAGAAGCCTGA
- the rpoB gene encoding DNA-directed RNA polymerase subunit beta, protein MAASSTDRTNDIALRTASPRVTFAKLGDPIDVPDLLSLQTTSFDWLLGNDLWQERAAEAAASGREDVPQTSGLADILEEISPIEDFAGNMSLSFRDHTFDDPKYTVDECKEKDLTYAAPLYVIAEFMNNETGEIKTQTVFMGEFPLMTDKGTFIINGTERVVVSQLVRSPGVYFEESIDKTSDKRIYSTKVIPSRGAWLEFEVDKRDQVGVRIDRKRKQSVTTLLQALGMSHSDILEEFGEFESMRSTLEKDRIASQDEALMDIYRKQRPGEPPTRDAGEAMLNNLYFNPKRYDLAKVGRYKIGKKLGLEGSLSESTLRLEDIIGAIKYIVALHDGLAETTSKDGKSIRVETDDIDHFGNRRIRAVGELIQNQVRTGLSRMERVVRERMTTQDVEAITPLTLINIRPVTAAIKEFFGTSQLSQFMDQNNPLSGLTHKRRLSALGPGGLSRDRAGMEVRDVHPSHYGRMCPIETPEGPNIGLIGSLATFARINPFGFIETPYRKVTGGLVTDETVYLTADDEDRHIIAQANAKIGDDGRFVEEQVLVRLAGGEPDLVDAGDVDYMDVSARQMVSVATAMIPFLEHDDANRALMGSNMQRQAVPLLKAEMPLVGTGMERRAAVDAGDVVVAEKGGVIEELSADLIQVMADDGTRQTYPIGKFQRSNAGNSYNQRVLFDEGDRVETGSILADGPSTDQGELSMGKNLLVAFMSWEGHNYEDGIILSSRLVQDDVLTSIHIEEHEVDGRDTKLGKEEITRDIPNVGDDVLADLDERGIIRIGAEVEPGDILVGKVTPKGETELTPEERLLRAIFGEKAREVRDTSLRVPHGESGTVIGVRVFTEDEDGDILPTGVNDMVRVYVAQKRKITDGDKLAGRHGNKGVIAKILPVEDMPFLEDGTPVDIILNPMGVPGRMNIGQVMETHLGWVAKAGWDLDPSDPNAAELPEAALHGEPDTPVAVPVFDGLSAEEVTGLIANHRPNRDGVRMVKEDGKAQLFDGRSGEPLPESISVGYMYILKLHHLVDDKLHARSTGPYSMITQQPLGGKAQFGGQRFGEMEVWALEAYGAAYALQELLTIKSDDIAGRVKVYEAIVKGENIPEPGIPESFRVLLKEMQSLCLNVEVLSSDGTAQDVKESDEEVFRAAEELGIDLSRRPHEGVGSIEEV, encoded by the coding sequence TTGGCTGCCTCGAGCACCGATCGCACTAACGACATCGCACTCCGCACCGCCTCACCTCGCGTGACCTTCGCGAAGCTCGGCGACCCCATCGACGTACCGGATCTGCTGAGTCTGCAGACCACCTCGTTCGACTGGCTGCTGGGCAACGACCTCTGGCAGGAGCGTGCCGCGGAGGCCGCTGCCTCCGGTCGTGAGGACGTCCCGCAGACCTCGGGTCTCGCCGACATCCTCGAAGAGATCTCTCCGATCGAGGACTTCGCCGGCAATATGTCGCTGTCCTTCCGGGACCACACCTTCGACGACCCGAAGTACACGGTCGACGAGTGCAAGGAGAAGGACCTCACCTACGCCGCTCCGCTGTACGTCATCGCGGAGTTCATGAACAACGAGACCGGTGAGATCAAGACCCAGACGGTCTTCATGGGCGAGTTCCCGCTCATGACCGACAAGGGCACCTTCATCATCAACGGTACCGAGCGCGTCGTCGTCTCCCAGCTGGTCCGCTCCCCGGGCGTGTACTTCGAGGAGAGCATCGACAAGACCAGCGACAAGCGCATCTACAGCACGAAGGTCATCCCCTCGCGCGGCGCCTGGCTCGAGTTCGAGGTCGACAAGCGCGACCAGGTCGGCGTGCGCATCGACCGCAAGCGCAAGCAGTCCGTCACGACGCTGCTGCAGGCCCTGGGCATGTCCCACAGCGACATCCTCGAGGAGTTCGGCGAGTTCGAGTCCATGCGCTCGACGCTCGAGAAGGACCGCATCGCCTCGCAGGACGAGGCGCTCATGGACATCTACCGCAAGCAGCGCCCGGGCGAGCCGCCCACGCGCGATGCGGGCGAGGCCATGCTCAACAACCTCTACTTCAACCCCAAGCGCTACGACCTCGCGAAGGTCGGTCGCTACAAGATCGGCAAGAAGCTCGGTCTCGAGGGCAGCCTCTCCGAGTCGACCCTCCGCCTCGAGGACATCATCGGCGCGATCAAGTACATCGTCGCGCTGCACGACGGCCTCGCGGAGACCACCAGCAAGGATGGCAAGTCCATCCGGGTGGAGACCGACGACATCGACCACTTCGGCAACCGTCGCATCCGCGCCGTCGGCGAACTGATCCAGAACCAGGTCCGCACCGGCCTGTCCCGCATGGAACGCGTCGTCCGCGAGCGCATGACCACGCAGGACGTCGAGGCGATCACCCCGCTGACGCTGATCAACATCCGTCCCGTGACCGCCGCGATCAAGGAGTTCTTCGGGACCTCCCAGCTCTCGCAGTTCATGGACCAGAACAACCCGCTGTCGGGCCTGACCCACAAGCGCCGCCTCTCGGCGCTGGGCCCGGGCGGTCTCTCCCGCGACCGCGCCGGCATGGAGGTCCGCGACGTCCACCCCAGCCACTACGGCCGCATGTGCCCGATCGAGACCCCTGAGGGTCCGAACATCGGTCTGATCGGCTCGCTGGCGACCTTCGCCCGCATCAACCCCTTCGGCTTCATCGAGACGCCGTACCGCAAGGTCACGGGCGGCCTGGTCACCGACGAGACCGTCTACCTCACCGCGGACGACGAGGATCGCCACATCATCGCCCAGGCGAACGCGAAGATCGGCGACGACGGTCGCTTCGTCGAGGAGCAGGTGCTGGTGCGCCTGGCCGGCGGCGAGCCGGACCTGGTCGACGCGGGCGACGTGGACTACATGGACGTCTCGGCCCGCCAGATGGTCTCGGTCGCCACCGCGATGATCCCCTTCCTCGAGCACGACGACGCCAACCGTGCGCTCATGGGCTCGAACATGCAGCGCCAGGCCGTGCCGCTGCTGAAGGCGGAGATGCCGCTGGTCGGCACGGGCATGGAGCGTCGTGCCGCCGTCGACGCGGGCGATGTCGTCGTCGCCGAGAAGGGCGGCGTCATCGAGGAGCTGTCCGCCGATCTCATCCAGGTCATGGCCGACGACGGCACCCGTCAGACCTACCCGATCGGGAAGTTCCAGCGCTCCAACGCCGGGAACTCCTACAACCAGCGCGTGCTGTTCGACGAGGGTGACCGCGTCGAGACCGGCTCGATCCTGGCCGACGGGCCGTCGACCGATCAGGGCGAGCTGTCCATGGGCAAGAACCTGCTGGTCGCCTTCATGTCGTGGGAGGGCCACAACTACGAGGACGGCATCATCCTGTCCTCGCGCCTGGTCCAGGACGACGTCCTCACCTCGATCCACATCGAGGAGCACGAGGTCGACGGCCGCGACACCAAGCTCGGCAAGGAGGAGATCACCCGGGACATCCCGAACGTCGGCGACGACGTGCTGGCCGATCTCGACGAGCGCGGCATCATCCGCATCGGCGCCGAGGTCGAGCCGGGCGACATCCTGGTCGGCAAGGTCACCCCCAAGGGCGAGACCGAGCTGACCCCGGAGGAGCGCCTGCTGCGCGCGATCTTCGGTGAGAAGGCCCGCGAGGTGCGCGACACCTCGCTGCGCGTCCCTCACGGCGAGTCCGGCACCGTCATCGGCGTGCGCGTGTTCACCGAGGACGAGGACGGGGACATCCTCCCCACCGGCGTCAACGACATGGTCCGCGTCTACGTGGCCCAGAAGCGCAAGATCACCGACGGTGACAAGCTCGCCGGCCGTCACGGCAACAAGGGCGTCATCGCGAAGATCCTGCCGGTCGAGGACATGCCGTTCCTCGAGGACGGCACCCCGGTCGACATCATCCTCAACCCCATGGGTGTGCCCGGCCGTATGAACATCGGCCAGGTCATGGAGACCCACCTGGGCTGGGTGGCCAAGGCCGGTTGGGACCTGGACCCCAGCGACCCCAACGCCGCCGAGCTGCCCGAGGCGGCTCTGCACGGCGAGCCCGACACTCCCGTGGCGGTCCCGGTCTTCGACGGCCTCTCGGCCGAGGAGGTCACCGGCCTGATCGCCAATCACCGTCCGAACCGGGACGGGGTGCGGATGGTCAAGGAGGACGGCAAGGCGCAGCTGTTCGACGGCCGCTCCGGCGAGCCGCTGCCCGAGTCCATCTCCGTGGGCTACATGTACATCCTGAAGCTCCACCACCTGGTGGACGACAAGCTGCACGCCCGCTCGACGGGCCCGTACTCGATGATCACGCAGCAGCCGCTGGGCGGTAAGGCCCAGTTCGGCGGCCAGCGCTTCGGCGAGATGGAGGTCTGGGCCCTCGAGGCCTACGGCGCCGCCTACGCCCTGCAGGAGCTGCTGACCATCAAGTCCGATGACATCGCGGGCCGCGTCAAGGTCTACGAGGCCATCGTCAAGGGCGAGAACATCCCGGAGCCCGGGATCCCGGAGTCCTTCCGCGTGCTGCTCAAGGAGATGCAGTCGCTCTGCCTGAACGTCGAGGTGCTGTCCAGCGATGGCACCGCGCAGGACGTCAAGGAGAGCGACGAGGAGGTCTTCCGCGCCGCGGAGGAGCTCGGCATCGACCTGTCCCGCCGGCCCCACGAGGGCGTCGGCTCCATCGAAGAGGTCTGA
- the secE gene encoding preprotein translocase subunit SecE, giving the protein MNSSQNASSAPTRGDAPGSGSKNPFLAIGLFVRQVLAELRKVVVPTRTELVMYSFTVLVFVIVMILLIFGLDAAFSWLSRIAFSDPDAGL; this is encoded by the coding sequence GTGAATTCCAGCCAGAACGCCTCGTCGGCGCCCACCAGGGGCGACGCGCCGGGCTCCGGGTCCAAGAACCCGTTCCTGGCCATCGGTCTGTTCGTCCGCCAGGTCCTCGCGGAGCTCAGGAAGGTCGTCGTCCCGACCCGCACGGAGCTGGTCATGTACTCGTTCACCGTCCTGGTGTTCGTCATCGTGATGATCCTGCTGATCTTCGGCCTCGACGCCGCGTTCAGCTGGCTGTCCCGGATCGCGTTCTCGGACCCCGACGCGGGGCTCTGA
- the rplK gene encoding 50S ribosomal protein L11, translating to MAPKKKIASVIKLQIQAGQATPAPPVGPALGAAGVNMMEFVKAYNDRTADQRGNIIPVEITVYEDRSFTFITKTPPAAELIKKAAGLQKGSATPHTDKVGKITQAQIREIAETKMPDLNANDWEAAAKIVEGTARSMGITVEG from the coding sequence ATGGCTCCCAAGAAGAAGATCGCGAGCGTCATCAAGCTCCAGATCCAGGCCGGCCAGGCCACACCTGCGCCGCCCGTGGGTCCCGCGCTCGGCGCTGCCGGCGTGAACATGATGGAGTTCGTCAAGGCCTACAACGACCGCACGGCGGACCAGCGCGGCAATATCATCCCGGTGGAGATCACCGTGTACGAGGATCGCTCGTTCACGTTCATCACCAAGACGCCGCCGGCCGCTGAGCTCATCAAGAAGGCCGCCGGCCTCCAGAAGGGCTCGGCCACGCCGCACACCGACAAGGTCGGCAAGATCACCCAGGCGCAGATCCGCGAGATCGCGGAGACCAAGATGCCTGATCTGAACGCGAACGACTGGGAGGCCGCGGCGAAGATCGTCGAGGGCACCGCTCGGTCCATGGGCATCACGGTGGAGGGCTGA
- a CDS encoding adenosine deaminase — translation MTAALAAGRDLVALPKAHLHLHFTGSMRPSTLIEMAAQRGIRLPRSLTDDVALQVEPTRRGWFRFQRQYDAARAVVDSEPAMRRIVDEAAHDDAAEGSGRLELQVDPTSYAPFVGGLTPALEIVLDQAERSERETGVSIGIIVAASRTRHPLDARTLARLAALHAGRVIGFGLSNDERRGTTADYGPAFRIAREAGLLSVPHGGELLGPAHIEDVLDHLAPSRLGHGVRSADDPALLARIVEAGIGLEVCPASNASLGVVDDAVDVPLRQLVDAGAQIALGADDPLLFGSRLVQQYETARAVGFSDTELAHLAADSIRVSAADADTRRRLLEGVRDWLAAPAPAPAPQPGEKA, via the coding sequence ATGACCGCGGCGCTCGCCGCCGGCCGGGACCTGGTCGCGCTGCCGAAGGCGCATCTGCATCTGCATTTCACCGGGTCGATGCGTCCCTCGACCCTGATCGAGATGGCCGCGCAGCGCGGTATCCGTCTGCCCCGGTCCCTGACCGACGACGTCGCGCTCCAGGTCGAGCCGACACGGCGCGGCTGGTTCCGCTTCCAACGCCAGTACGACGCCGCCCGCGCCGTGGTCGACTCCGAACCGGCGATGCGGCGCATCGTCGATGAGGCCGCGCACGATGATGCCGCCGAAGGGTCGGGCCGCCTCGAGCTCCAGGTCGATCCCACCAGTTACGCACCGTTCGTCGGGGGTCTCACCCCCGCGCTGGAGATCGTGCTGGACCAGGCCGAACGCTCGGAGCGGGAGACCGGCGTGAGCATCGGCATCATCGTCGCCGCCTCCCGGACACGACACCCCTTGGATGCCCGCACGCTGGCACGACTGGCGGCGCTCCATGCCGGACGCGTGATCGGATTCGGGCTGTCCAACGACGAGCGCCGCGGCACGACCGCGGACTACGGCCCGGCGTTCCGGATCGCCCGCGAGGCGGGGCTGCTCTCGGTGCCGCACGGCGGGGAGCTGCTGGGCCCGGCGCACATCGAGGACGTCCTGGACCACCTGGCCCCGAGCCGGCTCGGCCACGGGGTGCGCTCGGCCGACGACCCGGCGCTGCTGGCCCGAATCGTCGAGGCCGGGATCGGGCTCGAGGTGTGCCCGGCCTCGAACGCCTCGCTCGGGGTGGTCGACGATGCCGTCGACGTGCCGCTGCGACAGCTGGTCGACGCCGGCGCACAGATCGCTCTCGGGGCCGACGACCCGCTGCTGTTCGGCTCCCGCCTGGTTCAGCAGTACGAGACGGCACGTGCTGTCGGCTTCAGCGACACGGAGCTGGCGCACCTCGCCGCGGACTCGATCCGGGTCTCCGCCGCGGATGCCGACACCCGCCGACGACTGCTGGAGGGGGTGCGCGATTGGCTCGCCGCCCCCGCACCGGCACCGGCTCCGCAACCGGGCGAGAAGGCCTGA
- a CDS encoding pyridoxal phosphate-dependent aminotransferase: protein MTSDNALPTASTSPSAPHERISQRVGAISPSATLAVDAKAKALKAAGRPVIGFGAGEPDFPTPAHIVEAAAEAAPVPANHRYSPTPGLPELRAALAETISASTSLPIEPAQVLVTNGGKQAVYQTFATLLDPGDEVLLPAPYWTTYPEAIRLAGATEVPVLAGVDQGYVPTIEQLEAARTERTRAIVVCSPSNPTGVVLGAEQLAELGRWAHEHGIWIVTDEIYQHLTYDGVPFTSILAVVPELAGSTVILGGVAKSFAMTGWRVGWMVGPKDVIAAASNLQSHLTSHVNNIAQRAAIAAVTGPMEAVEEMRIAFDRRRRTIVEKLAGVPGFTVPTPTGAFYAFPDVSGALDRQIRGRQVTTSTELATVILEEAEVAAVPGEAFGAPGHLRFSYALNDQELVEGIDRVAALLAE, encoded by the coding sequence GTGACCTCCGACAACGCCCTCCCCACCGCCAGCACCTCTCCCTCCGCTCCGCACGAGCGCATCTCGCAGCGGGTCGGCGCGATCTCGCCCTCGGCGACGCTCGCGGTCGACGCCAAGGCCAAGGCCCTGAAGGCGGCCGGTCGACCGGTGATCGGCTTCGGCGCCGGCGAGCCCGATTTCCCGACGCCCGCGCACATCGTCGAGGCCGCGGCCGAGGCGGCCCCGGTCCCTGCGAACCACCGCTACTCCCCCACGCCCGGACTGCCCGAACTGCGCGCGGCCCTGGCCGAGACGATCTCCGCCTCCACCTCCCTGCCGATCGAGCCGGCGCAGGTCCTGGTCACCAACGGCGGCAAGCAGGCCGTCTACCAGACCTTCGCGACCCTGCTGGACCCGGGTGACGAGGTGCTGCTGCCGGCCCCCTACTGGACGACCTACCCCGAGGCGATCCGTCTGGCCGGCGCCACCGAGGTGCCGGTGCTGGCCGGTGTCGACCAGGGCTATGTGCCCACGATCGAGCAGCTCGAGGCGGCCCGGACCGAGCGCACCCGCGCGATCGTCGTCTGCTCCCCGTCGAACCCGACCGGTGTGGTGCTCGGCGCCGAGCAGCTGGCGGAGCTGGGTCGCTGGGCCCACGAGCACGGGATCTGGATCGTCACCGACGAGATCTACCAGCACCTGACCTACGACGGCGTGCCCTTCACCTCGATCCTCGCGGTGGTCCCGGAGCTCGCCGGGTCCACGGTGATCCTGGGCGGGGTGGCCAAGTCCTTCGCCATGACCGGATGGCGGGTGGGCTGGATGGTCGGGCCGAAGGACGTCATCGCCGCGGCGAGCAACCTGCAGTCCCACCTGACCTCGCACGTGAACAACATCGCCCAGCGCGCCGCGATCGCGGCGGTGACCGGCCCCATGGAGGCCGTCGAGGAGATGCGCATCGCCTTCGACCGCCGCCGTCGGACCATCGTCGAGAAGCTCGCCGGCGTGCCCGGTTTCACGGTCCCCACCCCCACCGGGGCCTTCTACGCCTTCCCCGACGTCTCCGGGGCGCTGGATCGGCAGATCCGGGGCCGGCAGGTCACCACCTCGACGGAGCTGGCCACGGTGATCCTCGAGGAGGCCGAGGTCGCGGCCGTTCCCGGAGAAGCATTCGGCGCGCCGGGACACCTGCGCTTCTCCTACGCCCTGAACGACCAGGAGCTCGTCGAGGGCATCGACCGCGTGGCCGCGCTGCTGGCGGAGTGA
- a CDS encoding serine/threonine-protein kinase, protein MIDLLTVHRSPHRPEEMVRGAGRVLARYDHRTQDSGNVSWIVRTPEADLFVKTAGEDASPPDGAPTPLLDHAARVALLRTAVEISRTVDHPVLARLRNVAETPTGPMLIYDRAPGRLVGVPSEHRQDPGSSYRRFAAAEPGIRLAVFDQLLDAHRALAAAGWVACDLYDGCLMVDLATTRLTLIDLDTYQRGAFPNGMGTMFGSSRFMAPEEFEFGATIDARTTVFTLGRLICHFGTGLTEDLADFCGGGAAGRVIARAARPAREDRFASVGEFADAWSTARSSTRP, encoded by the coding sequence GTGATCGATCTGCTCACCGTGCATCGCAGTCCTCACCGCCCGGAGGAGATGGTCCGCGGTGCCGGACGCGTGCTCGCCCGGTACGACCATCGCACTCAGGACTCCGGCAACGTGTCCTGGATCGTGCGCACGCCCGAGGCGGACCTGTTCGTGAAGACCGCTGGAGAGGACGCCTCGCCCCCGGACGGCGCGCCGACCCCGCTTCTGGACCATGCCGCGCGGGTCGCCCTGCTGCGCACGGCGGTGGAGATCTCGCGGACCGTCGACCATCCGGTCCTCGCGCGATTGCGGAACGTCGCGGAGACCCCGACCGGGCCGATGCTCATCTACGACCGAGCCCCGGGCCGACTGGTCGGGGTCCCGTCGGAACACAGGCAGGATCCGGGCTCCTCGTATCGGCGGTTCGCGGCAGCGGAGCCCGGGATCCGGCTGGCTGTCTTCGACCAGCTGCTGGACGCCCACCGGGCGCTGGCGGCCGCCGGCTGGGTGGCCTGCGACCTGTACGACGGCTGCCTCATGGTCGACCTCGCGACGACCCGGCTCACGCTCATCGATCTCGACACCTACCAGCGCGGTGCGTTCCCGAACGGCATGGGCACGATGTTCGGCTCGTCCCGGTTCATGGCACCGGAGGAGTTCGAGTTCGGGGCGACCATCGATGCCCGCACCACGGTGTTCACTCTCGGTCGGCTGATCTGCCACTTCGGTACCGGGCTGACCGAGGACCTCGCTGACTTCTGTGGGGGAGGGGCGGCCGGGCGGGTGATCGCCCGCGCGGCCCGTCCCGCCCGCGAGGACCGGTTCGCGAGCGTCGGAGAGTTCGCCGACGCCTGGTCGACGGCGCGCAGCTCCACCCGGCCGTGA